One Catharus ustulatus isolate bCatUst1 chromosome 2, bCatUst1.pri.v2, whole genome shotgun sequence genomic window carries:
- the MTMR6 gene encoding myotubularin-related protein 6 — MEHIRTTKVEQVKLLDRFSTSNKSLTGTLYLTATHLLFIDSSQRETWILHHHIAAVEKLPLTTSGCPLVIQCKNFRIVHFVVPRERDCHDIYNSLLQLSRTAKYEELYAFSYNPKQNESEQVKGWQLIDLAEEYKRMGVPNDYWQLSDANRDYKICETYPRELYVPRTASKPIIVGSSKFRSKGRFPVLSYYHKNKEAAICRCSQPLSGFSARCLEDEHMLQAISKANPSNRYMYVMDTRPKLNAMANRAAGKGYENEDNYSNIRFQFVGIENIHVMRSSLQKLLEVSGTRGLSVNDFLSGLENSGWLRHIKAVLDAAVFLAKAIAVESASVLVHCSDGWDRTSQVCSLGALLLDSYYRTIKGFMVLIEKDWISFGHKFSDRCCQLDGDPKEISPVFTQFLESVWNLTEQFPQAFEYNEAFLLQIHEHVHSCQFGNFLGNCQKEREELKLKEKTYSLWPFLLADQKKYQNPLYNPDFSPELTLLEPNTVSFNFKFWRNMYHQFDRSMHPRQSVFNLIMNTSEQNKQLEEDIKELETKIKRRNGQSDVVLEKEQEQTAHPAPVALKSPPCFQKEQPPLPVNDAVRTIEGSNTADNRYSELVSEFSKAEPAVVSLEYGVARMTC, encoded by the exons ATGGAGCACATCCGCACCACCAAG GTAGAGCAAGTGAAATTACTGGATAGGTTCAGCACGAGCAATAAGTCACTGACGGGAACTCTGTACCTTACAGCAACTCATCTGTTATTCATAGATTCAAGCCAGAGAGAGACGTGG ATACTACATCATCACATTGCTGCAGTGGAAAAACTTCCTTTGACTACTTCTGGCTGCCCCCTTGTCATCCAGTGCAAGAACTTCAGGATAGTTCACTTTGTTGTACCCAGAGAGAGAGATTGTCATGACATTTATAATTCTTTGCTTCAGCTCTCAAGAACAG CGAAATATGAAGAACTCTATGCCTTTTCTTATaatccaaaacaaaatgaatCCGAGCAAGTCAAAGGTTGGCAACTTATTGATCTAGCAGAAGAATATAAGAGAATGGGAGTGCCAAATGATTACTGGCAGTTGTCTGATGCAAATCGTGATTACAAG ATTTGTGAAACTTATCCTAGAGAACTTTATGTTCCCAGAACTGCAAGCAAGCCGATAATTGTTGGTAGCTCCAAGTTCAGAAGCAAAGGAAGATTCCCAGTGTTGTCATATtatcataaaaataaagag GCTGCAATTTGCAGATGCAGTCAACCTCTCTCAGGTTTCAGTGCCAGGTGCCTGGAAGATGAGCACATGTTGCAAGCCATCAGTAAAGCAAATCCTTCAAATCGCTACATGTATGTCATGGACACCAGGCCCAAG cTTAATGCCATGgcaaacagagctgctgggaagggctATGAGAACGAAGACAACTACTCAAACATTAGGTTCCAGTTTGTTGGCATTGAAAATATTCATGTAATGAGATCTAGCTTGCAAAAACTCCTGGAAG TCAGTGGCACAAGGGGTTTGTCTGTCAATGACTTCTTGTCTGGTCTGGAGAATTCTGGATGGCTGCGTCACATCAAAGctgtgctggatgctgctgtCTTTCTAGCCAAG GCAATAGCGGTTGAGAGTGCGAGTGTATTGGTGCACTGTTCAGATGGCTGGGATAGGACTTCCCAAGTTTGTTCCCTTGGAGCTCTCTTGCTAGATTCCTATTACAGAACAATCAAAGGATTCATG GTCTTGATAGAGAAAGATTGGATCTCCTTTGGGCACAAATTCTCTGACAG ATGCTGTCAGTTGGATGGTGATCCGAAAGAGATCTCACCGGTGTTCACCCAGTTTTTAGAAAGTGTGTGGAATCTGACTGAGCAGTTTCCACAAGCCTTTGAGTACAATGAAGCTTTCCTCCTTCAAATCCATGAACATGTCCATTCATGCCAGTTTGGTAACTTCCTTGGAAACTGTCAGAAAGAACGAGAAGAGCTGAA ACTTAAAGAGAAGACCTATTCCTTGTGGCCCTTCCTTTTGGCTGATCAGAAGAAATATCAGAATCCTCTGTATAATCCAGACTTTTCTCCAGAACTAACTCTTTTGGAGCCTAATACAGTATCATTCAATTTTAA GTTTTGGAGAAATATGTACCATCAGTTTGATCGAAGTATGCATCCCAGGCAATCTGTGTTCAACCTTATCATGAATACAAGTGAGCAAAATAAACAGCTGGAGGAAGACATTAAAGAACTGGAAACT aaaataaagcgGAGAAACGGGCAGTCAGATGTGGTCCTTGAGAAGGAACAGGAGCAGACGGCTCATCCTGCCCCCGTGGCCCTGAAATCCCCTCCGTGCTTCCAGAAGGagcagccgccgctgccagtGAACGACGCCGTGCGAACCATAGAGGGCAGCAACACAGCAGACAACCGCTACAGCGAACTCGTGTCCGAGTTCTCCAAAGCTGAGCCTGCCGTTGTCAGCTTGGAGTACGGAGTGGCCAGGATGACCTGCTAA